A region of Necator americanus strain Aroian chromosome I, whole genome shotgun sequence DNA encodes the following proteins:
- a CDS encoding hypothetical protein (NECATOR_CHRI.G4013.T2) translates to MFGKYISRNRIFHFHPVRRGFLFFPVLMVCHFVNFELHCTHWIIDYIGLCCLGFWVLVAIGVLFCGWFGIRPRRIIRPSAESQMLRRLSRSRSSKRESGSVRNTYAFDFIYSESFEMADFVHCNCCYILPSAPTNPKYFLTSCYHLLCKACLEKETGNPLLCPVCNREMRTIEINSAMDPKLQELFKPPKKLIQEKMAALKKKYDFQQMLVKSLLEHLKKQREKLSQLTKYCQKQTQISKEQAKEMDELKEWVRTAEIKMKESEEDKANLRKELEGMRKLYERFAKDGGYDSSIDKIFAVAGDSRTNDTESMSNLSFTGVFGCGSKTEIPSFLRTNSEADGINSSLGSFGCNLEVSPQMSANGSVASELTTPKMLGLQKKGFCHSEGNLHSSKRTPSNMDTQNPYAEIFNRSSSLHRYNDGNYRVKKGSPSSGRCNFPRLQSKSPTTSGYVTQGKIIPRVNTPSGMPVNKF, encoded by the exons ATGTTTGGGAAATACATTTCCCGTAATAGAATATTCCATTTCCATCCAGTCAGacgtggttttcttttttttccggtcTTAAT gGTATGTCATTTCGTTAATTTCGAACTGCATTGTACGCATTGGATCAT AGACTACATTGGTCTCTGTTGTCTTGGATTTTGGGTGCTTGTGGCCATTGGAGTGTTGTTTTGCGGATGGTTTGGTATTCGCCCAAGGAGAATCATT cGTCCATCTGCTGAGTCACAAATGCTAAGAAGGCTTTCCAGATCGAGAAGTTCAAAGAGAGAATCTGGTAGTGTACG cAACACCTACGCATTCGACTTCATttattcagaatcgtttgag ATGGCTGACTTCGTGCATTGCAATTGTTGTTATATTCTGCCGTCTGCTCCCACAAATCCGAAATATTTCCTAACGAGCTGCTACCACCTACTTTGTAAAGCTTGCCTTGAGAAAGAAACAG GAAACCCTTTGCTGTGTCCAGTTTGTAATCGCGAGATGCGCACGATAGAGATTAACTCTGCAATGGACCCAAAACTACAGGAACTGTtcaag CCACCTAAGAAGCTTATCCAGGAGAAAATGGCTGCACTGAAGAAAAAGTACGACTTTCAGCAAATGCTTGTTAAAAGCCTTCTAGAACATCTGAAGAAGCAG CGTGAGAAACTAAGTCAACTAACAAAGTATTGCCAGAAGCAGACACAGATCTCCAAAGAACAAGCGAA GGAGATGGACGAGTTAAAGGAATGGGTGAGAACTGccgaaattaaaatgaaagaaagtgaagaagataAAGCCAACTTAAGAAAAGAATTAGAGGGCATGAGGAAGTTGTATGAAAG ATTTGCCAAAGACGGTGGTTACGACTCTAGCATAGACAAGATTTTCGCCGTTGCTGGAGATTCCCGCACTA ATGACACTGAATCAATGTCAAATCTTTCGTTCACCGGAGTGTTCGGCTGTGGATCAAAAACTGAGATTCCTTCCTTCCTGCGAACG AACTCGGAGGCTGATGGTATAAACAGCAGTTTGGGTTCATTTGGGTGCAATTTAGAAGTCAGCCCACAAATGTCTGCGAACGGCAGCGTGGCATCGGAG cTAACGACGCCAAAAATGCTAGGCCTCCAGAAGAAGGGATTCTGCCATTCAGAAGGAAACTTACACTCTTCAAAAAGAACTCCATCCAA TATGGATACCCAAAATCCCTACGCAGAGATCTTCAATCGCTCTTCATCATTACATAG GTACAATGATGGGAACTACAGGGTCAAAAAGGGTTCACCTTCCTCTGGTAGATGTAATTTTCCTCGCTTGCAGTCGAAATCTCCCACCACGTCAG gTTACGTCACGCAAGGCAAAATCATCCCACGTGTTAACACTCCTTCCGGAATGCCAGTGAACAAGTTCTAG
- a CDS encoding hypothetical protein (NECATOR_CHRI.G4013.T1), which translates to MADFVHCNCCYILPSAPTNPKYFLTSCYHLLCKACLEKETGNPLLCPVCNREMRTIEINSAMDPKLQELFKPPKKLIQEKMAALKKKYDFQQMLVKSLLEHLKKQREKLSQLTKYCQKQTQISKEQAKEMDELKEWVRTAEIKMKESEEDKANLRKELEGMRKLYERFAKDGGYDSSIDKIFAVAGDSRTNDTESMSNLSFTGVFGCGSKTEIPSFLRTNSEADGINSSLGSFGCNLEVSPQMSANGSVASELTTPKMLGLQKKGFCHSEGNLHSSKRTPSNMDTQNPYAEIFNRSSSLHRYNDGNYRVKKGSPSSGRCNFPRLQSKSPTTSGYVTQGKIIPRVNTPSGMPVNKF; encoded by the exons ATGGCTGACTTCGTGCATTGCAATTGTTGTTATATTCTGCCGTCTGCTCCCACAAATCCGAAATATTTCCTAACGAGCTGCTACCACCTACTTTGTAAAGCTTGCCTTGAGAAAGAAACAG GAAACCCTTTGCTGTGTCCAGTTTGTAATCGCGAGATGCGCACGATAGAGATTAACTCTGCAATGGACCCAAAACTACAGGAACTGTtcaag CCACCTAAGAAGCTTATCCAGGAGAAAATGGCTGCACTGAAGAAAAAGTACGACTTTCAGCAAATGCTTGTTAAAAGCCTTCTAGAACATCTGAAGAAGCAG CGTGAGAAACTAAGTCAACTAACAAAGTATTGCCAGAAGCAGACACAGATCTCCAAAGAACAAGCGAA GGAGATGGACGAGTTAAAGGAATGGGTGAGAACTGccgaaattaaaatgaaagaaagtgaagaagataAAGCCAACTTAAGAAAAGAATTAGAGGGCATGAGGAAGTTGTATGAAAG ATTTGCCAAAGACGGTGGTTACGACTCTAGCATAGACAAGATTTTCGCCGTTGCTGGAGATTCCCGCACTA ATGACACTGAATCAATGTCAAATCTTTCGTTCACCGGAGTGTTCGGCTGTGGATCAAAAACTGAGATTCCTTCCTTCCTGCGAACG AACTCGGAGGCTGATGGTATAAACAGCAGTTTGGGTTCATTTGGGTGCAATTTAGAAGTCAGCCCACAAATGTCTGCGAACGGCAGCGTGGCATCGGAG cTAACGACGCCAAAAATGCTAGGCCTCCAGAAGAAGGGATTCTGCCATTCAGAAGGAAACTTACACTCTTCAAAAAGAACTCCATCCAA TATGGATACCCAAAATCCCTACGCAGAGATCTTCAATCGCTCTTCATCATTACATAG GTACAATGATGGGAACTACAGGGTCAAAAAGGGTTCACCTTCCTCTGGTAGATGTAATTTTCCTCGCTTGCAGTCGAAATCTCCCACCACGTCAG gTTACGTCACGCAAGGCAAAATCATCCCACGTGTTAACACTCCTTCCGGAATGCCAGTGAACAAGTTCTAG